Proteins encoded together in one Thalassotalea crassostreae window:
- a CDS encoding FAD-dependent oxidoreductase produces MSSSANKQNIAIAGAGPVGALLAVMLAKKGYSIDLYESRPDSRQTNIYQGKSINLALSDRGWLALQAIGVDKEIRDHAIPMYCRIMHDVDGNLSEFPYGKDGQAIWSVSRSGINEQLITMAEQEDSVNIHFEHHLTNVNFDDVNCTFNNKGSAKQHASDLLIGADGVFSKVRRLAQELPGQRISHSLEYMPQSYIELSIDANEDGSHKLEKNALHIWPRKDFMLIALPNPDGSFTCTLFLNHEGDVSFASLNNKDKVSEFFNTNFKDAMPLLNDPVNDFLAKQPSPLCLVHIYPWVINNNVALIGDAAHAMVPFYGQGMNCGFEDCRILNELETKFDGDWQQVLPAYEASRKPSGDAIIELAKRNFIEMSELSADENFLLRKKIEAKFHDMYPDLWVPLYSMVTFSPHISYDYALKTGDIQKQIMDEIMLLPDIKQTWQEQHVYDLLHTLATEKLEVA; encoded by the coding sequence ATGTCTAGCTCAGCAAATAAGCAGAATATCGCTATCGCCGGCGCGGGCCCAGTAGGCGCTTTACTGGCGGTGATGTTGGCAAAAAAAGGTTATAGCATTGACCTGTACGAATCACGTCCTGATTCTCGCCAAACCAATATTTATCAAGGTAAATCGATTAACTTAGCCTTATCAGATCGCGGTTGGTTAGCACTTCAAGCGATAGGCGTTGATAAAGAAATTAGAGATCATGCCATTCCTATGTATTGCCGTATTATGCACGATGTTGATGGCAATCTTTCTGAGTTTCCATACGGTAAAGATGGGCAAGCAATTTGGTCAGTTTCACGCTCAGGCATTAATGAACAATTAATCACCATGGCAGAGCAAGAAGACAGCGTTAATATTCACTTTGAGCATCACTTAACTAATGTGAATTTTGATGATGTTAATTGCACGTTTAATAATAAAGGCAGTGCTAAGCAACATGCCAGTGATTTACTCATTGGGGCTGATGGAGTGTTTTCAAAAGTGCGCCGTCTTGCCCAAGAATTACCGGGACAACGCATTAGTCATTCTCTGGAATATATGCCACAAAGTTATATTGAACTCAGTATTGACGCCAATGAAGACGGAAGCCATAAACTCGAAAAAAATGCGCTGCATATATGGCCGCGAAAAGATTTTATGCTTATCGCCCTGCCTAATCCAGATGGTTCATTTACCTGTACTTTATTCTTAAACCACGAAGGCGATGTATCATTTGCATCGTTAAACAATAAAGATAAAGTTAGTGAGTTTTTCAACACTAATTTCAAAGATGCGATGCCTCTTCTTAACGATCCGGTTAATGATTTTCTGGCAAAACAACCTTCACCATTGTGCTTAGTTCATATTTACCCTTGGGTAATTAATAATAACGTCGCACTAATAGGTGACGCGGCTCATGCAATGGTGCCATTTTATGGGCAAGGGATGAATTGTGGTTTCGAAGATTGCCGTATATTAAATGAGTTAGAAACTAAATTTGACGGTGACTGGCAACAAGTCCTGCCGGCATATGAAGCCTCAAGAAAACCTAGTGGTGACGCAATTATTGAGTTAGCGAAACGTAACTTTATCGAAATGAGTGAGTTAAGCGCCGATGAAAACTTTTTACTGCGTAAAAAAATCGAAGCAAAGTTTCATGATATGTACCCTGACTTATGGGTACCTTTATATTCGATGGTAACATTCTCACCTCACATTTCTTACGATTACGCGTTAAAAACAGGTGACATTCAAAAACAAATTATGGACGAAATCATGCTGTTACCTGATATCAAACAAACCTGGCAAGAACAACACGTATATGACTTGTTGCATACACTTGCCACAGAGAAACTGGAGGTAGCGTAA
- a CDS encoding tryptophan 2,3-dioxygenase translates to MACPYHQGENVREVEDTIHTDFKNEMSYGDYLCLDKILGAQKPLTDEHDEMLFITIHQASEIWLKLAGFELNAAVKHVQNSDFGPAFKIIARVKQIFVQLTQSWQVLSTLTPVDYLKFRDALGHSSGFQSYGYRKLEFLLGNKNTALIKVHESNPTVHQELTEISNSPSLYDEVIKQLAAAGFDIADEMLDRDFNQPYCKHESVLKAWVKVYENSDEYFELYNLAEKLMDIEDSFQQWRFKHMYTVQRIIGNKMGTGGSSGVEFLKKALDISFFPELLDLRTQL, encoded by the coding sequence ATGGCTTGTCCTTATCACCAAGGTGAAAATGTTCGCGAAGTTGAAGATACCATACATACCGACTTTAAAAATGAAATGTCCTATGGCGACTATCTTTGCCTTGATAAAATATTAGGCGCACAAAAACCATTAACTGATGAACATGATGAAATGTTGTTTATCACCATCCATCAAGCGTCAGAAATATGGTTAAAACTTGCTGGATTCGAACTTAATGCTGCGGTTAAGCATGTGCAAAATAGTGACTTTGGTCCTGCTTTTAAAATTATCGCTCGAGTGAAACAAATATTTGTGCAATTGACCCAATCTTGGCAAGTACTGTCAACGTTAACACCAGTTGATTATTTAAAATTCCGTGATGCGTTAGGCCATTCATCAGGCTTTCAATCGTATGGTTATCGTAAACTTGAATTTTTATTGGGTAATAAAAATACCGCGCTAATAAAGGTTCACGAATCAAACCCAACGGTTCATCAAGAGCTTACTGAAATCTCTAACAGCCCAAGCTTGTACGATGAAGTGATCAAACAGCTTGCCGCTGCCGGTTTTGATATTGCCGATGAAATGCTTGATCGTGATTTTAATCAACCATATTGCAAGCATGAGTCAGTACTTAAAGCCTGGGTAAAGGTTTATGAAAACTCAGATGAATACTTCGAATTATACAACCTCGCAGAAAAGTTGATGGATATTGAAGATTCATTTCAACAGTGGCGCTTTAAACATATGTATACCGTACAACGTATAATCGGTAATAAAATGGGGACAGGTGGCTCATCGGGTGTTGAATTTCTGAAGAAGGCACTAGATATTAGCTTCTTCCCTGAACTTCTCGACTTAAGAACTCAGTTGTAA
- a CDS encoding RluA family pseudouridine synthase, producing the protein MHSAQQCFINFQQSVSDIELPERFTFPFYYKPHPLCEIAAAELQQHLKSQNQWQHNFGLEDHLNDNLETADGKMFGVLVVENSEGKIGYLAGFSGKLANQSVLPHFVPPVFDTFGDDSFYLAEQKIINNINAEIELLSASPELQQITDIVADLTAKSQTELSTLQTEMAAAKKQRKQQRVTAKSELNEQQYEALEIELAKKSVIYKIKLRDLKLHWQGQLESAQLELDKLTNQIEQLKKQRKKMSARAQKKLFQQYRFLNINGEQQDLTEIFSDTAHQVPPSGAGECAAPKMLQYAFNHNLKPIAMAEFWWGASPKSEIKKHKNYYPSCTGKCQPILGHMLAGMEVDENPLLANPGAEKKIDILYEDEHILVINKPAGLLSVAGKSIKDSVQHRLRQQFPDADGPLIVHRLDMATSGLMVIALTKRANKNLQQQFVTREVKKRYVAIVDGLIDQDEGEINLPMRGDYYDLPKQLVCFEHGKPAFSKWQVVERKGGQTKVYLYPKTGRTHQLRVHCAHHLGLNTPIVGDSLYGIIEPRLLLHAESITFEHPITNKAMHIQVDEEF; encoded by the coding sequence ATGCATTCAGCCCAGCAGTGTTTTATTAATTTTCAACAATCGGTCAGTGATATTGAACTGCCTGAGCGTTTTACTTTTCCGTTTTATTATAAGCCGCATCCTCTATGTGAAATCGCTGCAGCCGAATTACAACAGCATCTTAAAAGTCAAAATCAATGGCAGCATAACTTCGGCTTAGAAGATCACTTAAACGATAATTTAGAAACTGCTGATGGCAAAATGTTCGGTGTGTTAGTAGTAGAAAATAGTGAAGGTAAAATAGGCTATTTAGCAGGGTTTTCTGGCAAGCTTGCCAATCAAAGCGTGTTACCTCACTTTGTGCCTCCGGTATTTGATACATTTGGCGATGACAGTTTCTATCTTGCAGAACAAAAAATCATTAATAATATTAATGCTGAAATAGAGTTACTTAGTGCAAGTCCTGAGTTACAACAAATAACTGACATTGTTGCTGACTTAACTGCGAAATCTCAAACTGAATTATCGACGTTACAAACAGAAATGGCTGCCGCTAAAAAACAGCGCAAGCAGCAACGAGTAACGGCAAAATCAGAGTTAAATGAACAACAATATGAGGCATTGGAGATTGAGCTCGCCAAAAAAAGTGTCATTTATAAAATTAAACTTCGAGATTTAAAATTGCACTGGCAAGGTCAGCTCGAAAGTGCTCAGCTTGAACTCGATAAATTAACAAATCAGATAGAGCAGTTAAAAAAGCAGCGAAAGAAAATGTCGGCACGAGCACAAAAAAAGCTTTTTCAACAATATCGATTTCTCAATATCAATGGCGAGCAGCAAGACCTAACCGAAATATTTAGCGATACTGCGCACCAAGTGCCGCCGTCAGGTGCCGGCGAATGTGCGGCCCCTAAGATGTTGCAATATGCGTTTAATCATAATTTGAAACCAATCGCCATGGCTGAGTTTTGGTGGGGAGCTTCACCAAAGTCGGAAATTAAAAAACATAAAAATTATTACCCTTCATGTACCGGTAAGTGTCAACCGATCCTCGGTCATATGCTGGCGGGAATGGAGGTCGATGAAAATCCATTATTGGCAAACCCTGGTGCTGAAAAGAAAATCGACATTCTCTATGAGGATGAACACATATTGGTCATCAATAAGCCCGCGGGGTTGTTATCAGTCGCTGGGAAAAGTATTAAAGATTCGGTGCAACATCGATTGCGCCAACAGTTTCCAGATGCTGATGGGCCGCTTATTGTACATCGATTAGATATGGCTACATCGGGTTTAATGGTGATTGCCTTAACTAAGCGCGCCAATAAAAATTTGCAACAGCAATTTGTTACCAGAGAAGTGAAAAAGCGCTATGTTGCAATCGTCGATGGTCTTATTGACCAAGATGAAGGTGAAATTAATTTGCCAATGCGTGGCGATTATTACGATTTGCCAAAACAATTAGTGTGTTTTGAACATGGCAAACCTGCGTTTAGTAAATGGCAAGTGGTGGAGCGCAAAGGCGGCCAAACCAAAGTATATTTATACCCAAAAACAGGCCGTACCCATCAGCTTAGAGTACATTGTGCACACCATTTAGGATTGAATACCCCCATTGTTGGTGATTCGCTTTATGGCATCATCGAACCACGGTTGTTGTTGCACGCCGAATCAATAACATTTGAACATCCTATTACTAACAAGGCGATGCATATCCAAGTTGATGAAGAGTTTTAA
- the ssb gene encoding single-stranded DNA-binding protein: MASRGVNKVMIVGNLGQDPETRFFPSGGAVCNITVATSESWKDKQTGEPKELTEWHRIVFNGRLAEIAGEYLKKGSKVYIEGRLQTRKWQNQQGVDQYTTEIRANEMQMLDSRGAGQNAGAQNGGFQQQPAQQQQGGYKPQAQQAAKPAMQQGGYQQQGSAQQGGYQQAAKPQQGGYQQQGGAPQGGYQQQNQQQAPKVNPQEPTMDFDDDIPF; encoded by the coding sequence ATGGCCAGTCGTGGTGTAAATAAAGTAATGATCGTAGGTAACTTAGGACAAGATCCTGAGACGCGTTTTTTCCCAAGTGGTGGCGCGGTTTGTAATATTACCGTAGCAACCTCAGAAAGTTGGAAAGATAAGCAAACTGGTGAGCCAAAAGAGCTTACTGAGTGGCATCGTATCGTTTTCAACGGTCGTCTAGCTGAAATTGCTGGCGAATACCTTAAAAAAGGTTCAAAAGTTTATATTGAAGGTCGTTTACAAACTCGTAAATGGCAAAATCAACAGGGCGTAGATCAGTACACGACTGAAATCCGCGCTAACGAAATGCAAATGCTTGATTCACGTGGTGCTGGTCAAAATGCTGGCGCTCAAAATGGCGGTTTCCAACAGCAACCTGCTCAACAGCAACAAGGTGGTTATAAGCCTCAAGCACAACAAGCTGCTAAGCCTGCGATGCAACAAGGTGGCTATCAACAGCAAGGTAGCGCTCAACAAGGCGGATACCAACAAGCAGCTAAACCTCAGCAAGGCGGTTATCAGCAGCAAGGTGGCGCTCCACAAGGTGGTTACCAACAACAAAACCAACAACAAGCTCCTAAGGTAAATCCACAAGAGCCAACAATGGATTTTGATGACGATATTCCGTTTTAA
- a CDS encoding amidohydrolase family protein: MSKFKTKPAMIVATLSLFLASTGTFAADANEAKEDSKVQWSVDEPQGEFHTIKINVDQGTWMNVDISPDGESIVFDLLGDIYIMDADGGKAKALTSDIAWQMQPRFSPDGKHIAFTSDQGGGDNIWVMNVDGSGQTAVTNETFRLINSPAWSPDSNYIVARKHFTGTRSLGAGEVWMYHKTGGSGMMLTERPNQQKDLGEPAFSPDGKYVYFSQDATPGKTFHYSKDSEKGIYKIKRLDRETGEIKVILSGRGGAIRPTPSPDGKKLAYISRVDFQSTMFIYDLETGEKTAVYDKLDRDMQETWAIHGVYPTMAWTPDSDEIIFWAGGKINKLDIDDKESEVIEFSVETEKKMQKTLRYTQNIDVDNFDVKMLRDVEISPDGKKVVFEALGHVYVRSLPDGKAKRLTKQTTHFELNPSFSRDGKSIVFATWDDNKLGNIRVVSSSSGKGKNLLSEPGKYVEPTFSPNGKTVVYKKISGGYITTPKWGLNPGLYQVPSKGGDAKLITEGGSSPQFAASNDRIFFHTYGEQPELARVDLDGQNKKSLYTGKYATEFRVSPDGKYLAFAERFKVFVTPLTEAGSLIHIGPNAKNIPVQKLSARAGENISWNAKSNELYWSLGPDLYQASLNGMFDIGYKADEETKPTVTNLGFTAKSDAPEGVVALVGGQVVTMEGDEVINNGVVIVEGKRIKAVGKNGEVEIPSGAEIIDVTGKTVMPGLIDAHAHGSQGTNEIIPQQNWINYATLSLGVTTIHDPSNDTTEIFAASELQKKGDIVGPRIFSTGTILYGASGPGYTSHVDSLDDAKFHIERLQKVGAFTVKSYNQPRRNQRQQVIQAAREAGMMVVPEGGSLLQHNLSMVADGHTSLEHSISTAKIYDDIRQFWQQSETAYVPTLVVSYGGISGEHYWYDKTEVWKHPRLSKYVPSNILDPRSMRRTTAPEHHYNHINVAKVAKEMQDMDILVSIGAHGQREGLGAHWEMWMMAQGGMTPLQALRTATIDPAKHLGLDNNIGSLKAGKLADIIIVDGDVLKDIRQSDKVSHIMINGRLFDGDSMNEIGNYDNERKAFFFE; this comes from the coding sequence ATGTCAAAGTTTAAAACCAAACCAGCAATGATTGTGGCAACGTTGTCTTTGTTTTTGGCGTCTACAGGCACATTTGCAGCAGATGCAAATGAAGCTAAAGAGGACAGTAAAGTACAGTGGTCAGTCGATGAACCACAAGGTGAATTCCATACAATTAAAATCAACGTTGACCAAGGTACGTGGATGAACGTTGATATTTCACCAGATGGTGAATCAATCGTTTTTGATTTGCTTGGTGACATATATATCATGGACGCAGATGGCGGTAAGGCAAAAGCTTTAACATCCGATATTGCTTGGCAAATGCAACCCCGCTTTTCTCCTGACGGAAAGCATATAGCATTTACGTCTGACCAAGGTGGCGGCGATAATATTTGGGTGATGAATGTTGATGGTAGCGGGCAAACTGCAGTGACTAATGAAACATTTAGATTGATCAATTCTCCTGCTTGGAGTCCAGACAGTAATTATATTGTTGCTCGGAAACACTTTACCGGAACTCGCTCGTTAGGTGCTGGTGAAGTTTGGATGTATCACAAAACCGGCGGTAGCGGCATGATGCTTACCGAACGTCCTAATCAACAAAAAGATTTAGGCGAGCCGGCATTTTCGCCCGATGGCAAATACGTCTATTTCTCACAAGATGCAACGCCAGGTAAAACATTCCACTATTCAAAAGATTCGGAAAAAGGCATCTATAAAATTAAGCGATTAGATCGTGAAACTGGTGAGATCAAAGTCATTCTTTCCGGTCGTGGTGGCGCTATTCGTCCAACGCCTTCACCAGATGGGAAAAAGTTAGCGTATATCTCACGTGTAGACTTTCAATCAACAATGTTTATTTATGACCTTGAAACTGGCGAGAAAACTGCGGTTTACGACAAGCTTGATCGCGACATGCAAGAAACATGGGCTATTCACGGTGTATACCCAACAATGGCTTGGACTCCAGACAGTGACGAGATTATCTTCTGGGCTGGCGGTAAAATTAATAAGTTAGACATAGACGATAAAGAGTCAGAAGTTATTGAGTTTTCAGTTGAAACTGAAAAGAAAATGCAAAAAACGTTGCGTTACACACAAAACATTGATGTTGATAACTTTGACGTAAAAATGTTGCGTGATGTTGAAATTTCACCGGATGGCAAAAAAGTGGTTTTTGAAGCACTTGGACATGTTTATGTACGCAGTTTACCTGATGGAAAAGCGAAACGTTTAACTAAGCAAACTACTCACTTTGAATTAAACCCAAGTTTTTCTCGCGATGGCAAAAGCATTGTATTTGCTACGTGGGACGATAACAAACTAGGTAATATTCGTGTTGTATCCAGCAGCAGTGGTAAAGGTAAGAACTTATTATCTGAACCTGGTAAATACGTTGAACCAACGTTTTCACCAAATGGTAAAACCGTTGTTTATAAGAAAATTAGCGGTGGCTATATTACTACGCCTAAATGGGGTTTAAACCCAGGTTTATATCAAGTGCCTAGTAAAGGTGGCGACGCTAAACTTATCACTGAAGGTGGCTCAAGCCCACAGTTTGCTGCTAGCAACGATCGTATTTTCTTCCACACCTACGGTGAGCAACCAGAATTAGCACGTGTTGATTTAGATGGTCAAAATAAGAAATCACTATACACAGGTAAATACGCAACTGAGTTTAGAGTCTCACCCGATGGAAAATACTTAGCATTTGCTGAACGTTTCAAAGTATTTGTTACTCCGCTAACAGAAGCAGGATCGCTAATCCACATTGGTCCTAACGCGAAAAACATTCCTGTACAAAAGCTTTCGGCGCGAGCTGGTGAAAACATCAGTTGGAATGCTAAATCAAATGAATTGTATTGGAGCTTAGGTCCTGATTTATATCAAGCGAGCCTAAATGGTATGTTTGATATTGGTTATAAAGCTGATGAAGAAACTAAGCCGACAGTAACTAACCTAGGGTTTACCGCTAAATCTGACGCACCAGAAGGTGTTGTTGCTTTAGTTGGTGGACAAGTTGTTACGATGGAAGGCGACGAAGTTATTAATAACGGTGTTGTCATTGTTGAAGGCAAGCGTATTAAAGCGGTTGGAAAAAACGGTGAAGTAGAGATTCCTTCAGGCGCTGAAATTATTGATGTGACTGGTAAAACGGTTATGCCAGGATTAATTGATGCTCACGCTCATGGTTCACAGGGTACTAATGAAATTATTCCTCAGCAAAATTGGATAAACTACGCAACATTATCACTTGGTGTAACAACAATTCATGATCCTTCTAACGATACGACTGAAATTTTTGCAGCATCTGAACTGCAAAAGAAAGGTGATATTGTTGGACCGCGTATTTTCTCGACTGGTACGATTTTATACGGTGCATCAGGACCTGGTTACACGTCACATGTTGATAGCCTAGATGATGCTAAATTCCATATCGAACGTTTACAGAAAGTTGGTGCGTTCACAGTTAAGTCATATAACCAACCTCGTCGTAATCAGCGTCAGCAAGTTATTCAAGCGGCCCGTGAAGCGGGTATGATGGTGGTGCCAGAAGGTGGTTCATTACTTCAACATAACCTATCAATGGTTGCTGATGGTCACACGTCGTTAGAGCACTCTATTTCTACGGCAAAAATTTATGATGATATTCGTCAATTCTGGCAGCAATCAGAAACCGCCTATGTACCTACGTTAGTGGTATCTTACGGTGGTATATCAGGTGAGCATTACTGGTATGACAAAACAGAAGTGTGGAAACACCCACGTTTAAGTAAATACGTACCATCTAATATTTTAGATCCACGTTCAATGCGTCGGACAACAGCACCTGAGCATCATTACAACCACATTAACGTCGCTAAAGTTGCTAAAGAAATGCAAGACATGGATATTTTGGTAAGCATTGGTGCTCATGGTCAACGTGAAGGTTTAGGTGCTCATTGGGAAATGTGGATGATGGCGCAAGGCGGTATGACTCCGTTGCAAGCCCTTCGCACGGCAACAATTGACCCGGCTAAACACTTAGGTCTTGATAACAATATCGGTTCATTAAAAGCCGGTAAACTTGCTGATATAATTATTGTTGATGGTGATGTACTAAAAGATATTCGTCAATCAGATAAAGTGAGCCATATCATGATCAATGGTCGCTTGTTCGATGGTGATAGCATGAATGAAATAGGTAATTACGATAACGAACGTAAAGCGTTCTTCTTCGAATAA
- a CDS encoding tetratricopeptide repeat protein — MTVFRELKRRNVFKVATAYLITAWLILQVASVIEPHIGLPSWFIPFIITILALGLPIACLLAWAFELTPEGIKATKLVTKEESITATTGKKMNNHIIIAMGLAMIFLIYKAYFTSEETVEVTSSQEEVIDVSKPKSDAIDADIVSIAVLPFVNMSNDPEQEYFSDGLSEELLNVLARIKQLKVAARTSSFFFKNKNMDIKEIADKLDVEHVLEGSVRRSGNKLRVTAQLIKADNGYHIWSETYDYEFDDIFKIQDEISAAVVQQLKVTLLNEELVSLTEHGTSNPEAQDAYLKGRYFMRSRTPKSLAKAVKSFKYSISLDGNNQHAISGLVDSYSLQATYANLTVQDFIALAKPILKPFMESNSNSAEMDTSIGAYYKSINNIAKSKEFFERAIEKNKNYVQAYHWLGHLYRLEGQDIEKAKTNFLKGLKLDPYSEILLLSLFGANYQSGNLLEAENYLSLVNEIAPSGSYGNAVTLEYYWVTGRDWERAIRLIESRAMVKSQLNYNEQFAFYLALDDLEQAEKQLAAIDSAVAYQASIVFNYQALYLTKLDKGLITEQQYRSKLKEKIVLYPHHDNIGLEVDIFLRQQNYQAAFDLMTSKYQRLIGQESIHMEDLVAAAYYLYLIGKLEKPLDEALNRAVLNKLSAFDKVNTNPEFASYYKAILYTLIGNNKKALEHLNKLYVEGDFYKYVVLTKRWVLFEDLRKTSEMQNIISTAMNKLDKKRAEFNAVRSNAVTNTQDPQVEQEGRGGNL; from the coding sequence GTGACCGTTTTCAGGGAATTAAAACGACGTAATGTATTCAAGGTTGCAACAGCTTATTTGATCACTGCTTGGTTAATTTTACAAGTGGCGTCCGTTATCGAACCTCATATTGGATTACCTTCTTGGTTTATTCCATTTATCATCACTATTTTAGCTCTTGGTTTGCCTATAGCGTGCCTTCTTGCTTGGGCATTCGAACTTACGCCTGAAGGCATCAAAGCGACTAAACTCGTTACTAAAGAAGAATCTATAACTGCCACGACCGGCAAAAAAATGAATAATCACATTATCATTGCGATGGGGTTAGCAATGATATTTTTGATTTATAAAGCCTACTTTACCAGTGAAGAAACGGTCGAAGTAACCTCATCCCAAGAAGAAGTCATTGACGTCTCTAAGCCTAAAAGTGACGCTATCGATGCAGATATTGTATCTATTGCTGTTTTACCTTTTGTGAATATGAGTAACGATCCTGAGCAAGAATATTTTTCTGATGGTTTATCTGAAGAGTTACTTAATGTTTTGGCTCGCATCAAGCAACTAAAAGTTGCAGCAAGAACATCATCTTTCTTTTTTAAAAATAAGAATATGGATATTAAAGAGATTGCTGACAAGTTGGACGTTGAGCATGTACTTGAAGGTAGCGTGAGAAGATCGGGCAATAAATTGAGAGTAACGGCGCAACTTATTAAGGCTGATAATGGTTATCATATTTGGTCGGAGACATACGATTATGAATTTGATGACATATTTAAAATTCAAGATGAGATATCTGCAGCTGTGGTTCAGCAATTAAAAGTTACACTATTAAATGAAGAGCTTGTTAGCCTTACGGAACACGGTACAAGTAACCCTGAAGCTCAGGATGCCTATTTAAAAGGCCGTTATTTTATGCGCTCACGTACCCCTAAATCGCTAGCGAAAGCAGTTAAATCGTTTAAGTATTCGATCTCTTTAGATGGGAATAATCAACATGCTATTTCTGGACTTGTAGACAGCTATTCTTTGCAAGCTACTTATGCCAATTTGACGGTTCAAGATTTTATTGCCCTAGCAAAGCCGATATTAAAACCGTTTATGGAGTCTAATAGTAATTCGGCTGAAATGGATACTAGTATTGGTGCCTACTACAAAAGTATCAACAACATAGCAAAATCGAAAGAATTCTTTGAAAGGGCCATTGAAAAAAACAAAAATTATGTTCAAGCATATCATTGGCTAGGACACCTTTATCGTCTCGAGGGACAAGACATAGAAAAAGCAAAAACTAACTTTTTAAAAGGATTAAAGTTAGACCCATACTCGGAAATATTATTATTGAGCTTGTTTGGCGCTAATTACCAGTCTGGAAACCTATTGGAAGCTGAAAACTATTTAAGTTTGGTTAACGAAATTGCGCCTTCTGGCTCCTATGGTAATGCAGTAACGTTGGAATATTACTGGGTCACAGGGCGAGATTGGGAGCGAGCAATTAGGTTAATTGAAAGTCGCGCTATGGTGAAGTCACAGTTAAATTACAATGAGCAATTTGCATTCTATTTAGCCTTAGATGATTTAGAGCAAGCAGAAAAACAACTTGCTGCTATAGATTCAGCTGTTGCCTATCAAGCGAGTATAGTTTTTAACTATCAAGCATTGTATTTGACCAAGTTGGATAAAGGCTTAATTACTGAGCAGCAGTATCGTTCAAAGTTAAAAGAAAAAATAGTGTTGTACCCACACCATGACAACATCGGACTGGAAGTTGATATTTTTTTACGTCAACAAAATTACCAAGCGGCCTTTGATCTAATGACTAGCAAGTACCAACGACTAATAGGTCAAGAATCAATTCATATGGAGGATTTAGTTGCAGCAGCTTATTATTTATATTTAATTGGTAAGTTAGAAAAACCACTAGATGAAGCCCTAAATCGTGCGGTACTAAACAAGCTTTCGGCATTCGACAAGGTGAATACAAATCCTGAATTTGCCTCCTATTATAAAGCAATTCTTTATACCCTTATCGGCAATAATAAAAAAGCGCTAGAGCATTTAAATAAACTCTACGTCGAAGGAGATTTCTATAAATATGTGGTGCTGACTAAACGTTGGGTATTATTCGAAGATTTACGAAAAACATCTGAAATGCAAAACATAATTTCAACTGCCATGAATAAGCTTGATAAGAAAAGGGCAGAATTTAACGCTGTGAGATCTAATGCAGTCACAAATACACAAGACCCTCAAGTTGAGCAAGAAGGTCGAGGTGGCAATTTATAA
- a CDS encoding flavin prenyltransferase UbiX has product MNTYNGKITLAITGASGSLYALRLLECLVAANYQVYVLISSAARVVLDTEVGIKLPGNPEAATIALTERYKAQPQQITVFGKEQWFSPVASGSAAPKQMIVCPCSTGTLAAISQGMSDNLIERAADVVIKERGQLIMVPRETPFSTIHLANMHSLSQMGVTIMPAAPGFYHQPESINDLIDFMVGRMLDHLGIEQSIMPRWGYSN; this is encoded by the coding sequence TTGAATACATATAATGGAAAAATAACACTAGCAATCACCGGCGCATCTGGCTCTTTGTATGCTTTGCGGTTGCTAGAATGTCTTGTAGCAGCAAATTATCAGGTGTATGTACTTATTTCTAGTGCTGCACGAGTCGTGCTAGATACTGAAGTGGGCATAAAACTTCCGGGCAATCCAGAAGCTGCAACGATTGCATTAACAGAGCGGTATAAAGCGCAGCCTCAACAAATCACTGTATTTGGCAAAGAGCAATGGTTTTCACCAGTAGCTTCTGGTTCAGCGGCGCCAAAACAGATGATTGTTTGTCCATGCTCTACGGGAACATTGGCGGCTATAAGCCAAGGAATGAGTGATAATTTAATTGAACGTGCTGCTGATGTAGTAATTAAAGAACGTGGTCAATTAATTATGGTGCCGCGAGAAACGCCATTTTCAACAATCCATCTAGCCAACATGCACAGCCTTTCGCAAATGGGGGTGACAATCATGCCTGCAGCACCTGGTTTTTATCACCAGCCTGAGTCGATTAATGATCTTATCGATTTTATGGTTGGAAGGATGCTAGATCATCTAGGAATTGAACAATCAATAATGCCACGCTGGGGGTATTCTAACTAA